AGGTCCTGTTAAAAGCCACAATTTAGTACCAAAGCAGGATATTAAATctggaaaagaaagaataaatcaGTTTCCTCCTGAACAGTTATTTTGTTCTGATGCCCTGAATCAACTTGACTGTGCCTTATTAGGTGGAAGAAAGTTCATCGATGCATCTACTTAAATTCTAGATGGGAAAAAAGGTTCATACCAACACCACGACCCTCCCGAATTTCCATAGTCATGGATCTAGACACAACATCTCTTGATGCAAGATCCTTTGCTGTCGGGGCATATCGTTCCATAAAGCGCTCACCTTCACTGTTCCTAAGAATGCCACCTTCACCACGAGATCCTAATTTTaacagaaaaaataattgcattGAAATTAGTATCACCTTCATGTAGAGGAGAAAGAGacaaccaaaagaaaattatcattCAAACTAGTGGTCCAGACCTTCAGTAATAAGGCACCCAGCACCATAAATTCCTGTTGGATGAAACTGCACAAACTCCAAATCCTGCGCAAGCAAGGGAAAGAAAAGTTGCAAAAGGGACTTGGGCAATTATCCAAAACCTTGCAACAtcaagaaaaggagaaaattaaCCTCAAGTGGAAGCCCAGCTCGTGCAACCATGGCGTTTCCATCTCCAGTGCAAGTATGAGCAGAGGTTGCTGAGAAATATGCTCTGCCATAACCCTAGAAAACAAGAGTTACATTTACATAATTTATCAGTTCATACAATGTGATCATCATTGTCAAAGGGATATGGTACCCCAGTAGCCAAAATTGTTGATGCAGCTCGAAACCGATGTAGCGTACCATCCTCCATATTTAGTGCTATCACTCCCTGGCAGCTACCTGGAATGCCAATATCATGACGGTAAAGGTAACCAACATAAGAATTGTCTTAAAATGGATCTCATACTGTGAACCAGATGGGAAGGAAGACATTATGCTTCAAATCCTATTAACctaatgaaaatattgtatagaacaaccataaactaatcattCAACTAAAAACTTCTACCAAAGAAATGCAGAAAGAAGCAACTAAAAGAGTTGAGATTTATCTTATGTTACGCTAAAGCGTGAGTAAATAATTTGTactttaatcataaaaaatgagTGGAAAGGTCACTGATATTAGATGAAATTTAAGTAAAGTGAAGTTAATATACCATCACTATTCATTATTAGATCCAAAGCGAAATATTCCACAAAAAACTGTGTGTTATGCTTCATAGCCTGGCCATAGAGAGTATGTAATAAAGCATGCCCCGTTCGGTCAGCAGCACACGCACAGCGATATGCCTGTCCACCTACAAAGATGACAATGCAAATGTAAATTTTTGAAGATGTGAGAATCTCAACGTTAAAGATTCTTTAGACCAATGAGGCCATAGGGACGTATAGTATGAATTTTTACCCTTTCCAAAGTCAAGACTCTGGCCACCAAATGCACgttgatatatttttccatCTTCAGTACGAGAAAAAGGAAGCCCATAATTCTCAAGCTCAATAACTGCTTTCGGTGCTTCTCTACACATGTATTGAATGGCATCCTGATCACCTATAGAACATGAAAACCATACAGGTCAAGAACTTTAATATACAAACATTGCGGGTCTATGGCTTATAACAGAAATACAATAGATTTGTGTTAGGatactaacaataatttagactGAAAGGACTGTATAAATGGCTTAAACAGAGGCGGTACTctggtttactttatttatatataaagccaAATGATCCAGATtcacaagatgaaaagaaataacaagaaacaacaagGAAAAATGCAGAAAAGATCATACCAGCCTCTTGGTTTTAAGAGACCCTGGTGGCTGCTGTAGCCCTACCtcctaaaagttaaaaataccCTAGCTACTCCAACCTAATaatcctatttatagactCACATATTCCTCAGCCCAGTGGGCCCTACCACTCAGAACGTCCTTCCAATCATTTCTCCATAATAATTCCCTGTGCAGTTACTTTTCTACCCTTCCTCCTATAAGTATGGATAATTGGGGGTCTTACAATTTGTTTTGTGcatctacaaattttaaatcatttagGATCAGCAAATATACAAAACATGAGCACATACAAGTACAAGTGTGCCGTATAGAAATCTGTTACTAACTTTGTATTGGCAGAGTAAGAAGCCACAAGCATTTTGATTCATTAGTGTGCTATTTACTAATGACAAAGCCAGGGTCACATTGCATGCCAAGAATCACAAGATTTTCGATTTAtccacaatttttaaatacctACCTAGCCAATCACTCCCCTTGACAGTGTCGTACATGTGCCACCTCCAATCATCCTCAGTCATGTTTCCCAGTGCAGCATTTATACCTCCCTGTAAATCAATTGAACTTCATATTAAGTCACATTATGACAGAAGAGAGTAGACAGCATGTCGATATATATAGATGGATAAGAAACAGGAAGTGCATAATGCACAAAAAGCACAAAACCAAACAGTAAAGACAAGGGGAAAGAGAGAACCCCCTCCCAACAAAAGACACCTACATTAGAGcttttcaattcatttgaaTCATAAACAGGCAATTAGGCAACTCCATGTTCCCGTACACCACCAAGAAGCAAGCAATTGAGTGTTGATACAAAAAAACACTTATCCTAAAACATACAGTGATTCCATATAAgccaaaaattccaaaaaatagCACTGGCACAATAGACCACTAAAGCTTGCCTCTGTTCCTAAAGCACCAACTTCCAACAATCTCAACCAACCAATCAATATTCACACATGTATgtattagatattatattaaacttGTCTTTACCCACTAGCTTAATGTCACGTGGTTATTTTAATCACAGAACCAACGTGCGGCACAAAGGTGTTGGGTCATTTTTGGGGCGTGACACCAAGCTTTCAagtgaattggtgatttaagatggtaCCAGAGTAGTAGTCCAGGGAGGTCTTATGTTTAAGCTCCTACGATGTTATTTCAAGCATGTGCACGGTGTAAAAAATGCTGCTTGTGCTTGTGCTATATACATGTGCTTATTTTCCATCCAAAATAATTCCACCTAGAACCAAGGTCCCAAATTAGGGAGGAGATGTTGCAAGAGTTTTAGATGGAGATTTATTTCTGGTAGAAGGGTGAGAATCCTTGGTGTAGTCACATAGAGAGGAGCATTTCCAATCCACCGActgtttaaaaaaactagtacAGGTCCCAACAATCAAGCCATTATTTCCTCATTGAGGTGGATCCCCAACTCACTCTTAAATAGattaatattcaataaagCCAATTCAAAAAGATGCTTCAACagcttcaaattcaaaatagtaGAAATCAACAATGTAAACCAACAAATTTCAAGTGATTTAAGTAAAATTGAGAGGTGGCAATGGGATGGGTTGAGATCTTCCCCAACTGAACACCATTAGATGTGAATATGCTAAGATCACCTTCACTATGAGATATTAATATGCCACAAGATAGTCAGAGatcaaaatgaagagaaaaggaGAGCAAATCATCCTGCCGAATGCCTCAAGAAGGAATGATTTAACCTCTAAGTTTACCGTTAATGGTAATCAACTCATTTGTGCTTGAGATACAAccaaaaatccattttttagAAGTTAACCAAAACCTTTTGCATGAAGAATAACATCCACAAAATCTCAATCAACTCCACCAAAAGCATTTTCGAGGTCCAATTTTAGAACCAAACCCTTCTTGGGAGTGATTCCAATCAATCACAAACCACTATGTTGGCCGCTAAATAAGTATATCCATATTTTATTCTCCTTTTACGGAAGTGCACATAACTTGTCCTGGCTACCAATGTCAATTGGTTCTCAACAATAGTAGAAGAGAGAACGAGTTTCACTCATTTGGATGAACATGAGCAATAAgcttttatgtgcacatattGAGACGGATCACATATAGTCAgtgacaaatttgaaatcaataaactttgaaattagATAGTCATGGGTTTCGAGTGCCACATCAATACAATGCCAGAGTAATAAAAACCATGAAGAACACCATCACAAATTGTTTAATAGTGTTCCACTCAACATTAGTTGGAAGTGAACAAGGATGGTGGGGGCACAGATTTTGGAATAAACCAAAAGAATTAATATCCAATATCCTGAGCAATGAATAAACGGATACGTCTCTACAGAGAACCTCTAAAATCAGCTTCTTCTTTGGCAAACAGCCATATTTTATGGAaaatttttgtactttcaTCACCATCCTTGATCTGTTCCAATTTACGACAATAATGTCAATAAATGTCTTGGTCTGCTggatcttcatttttttcccttagaGAATATTGAGTCTCCTGCTAACTAGTTGTTAATAAAACATTAACCTCTGGGATTGCTCAGTGCCAAAACTAGATCAAGCTAAATATCCAACAAAGAGAGATATGTTCGTCCATGTTGAATGGAGAGACAATGCATAGGTCCACAACCCTCAGCCAAGTATCGAGATTTTACTTAGTGGGGGATGAGGGGTTCAGCAAGGCTGGCTTGTGCCCCAAAACAAGGTGCAAAATCAGCCTCTGTTCGAAGCAGGTTTTCAGTCTCAATATTCTCCTCTTCAAGGGAGTTGATTAGGCTGGAAGACCAACCAATGAGAGATGAAAGAAAGTGAAATGTTGGTTAATAGCATAACGTCGTGCTAGTGGGTCAGGCATCAGCAGGGGGTTGGAGGGATCAGGGCTTGGGTTGGAGTTCTGGGCAAACATCAAAAGAAGTAATAGCCTAAATAATCAAATGTGCCATTCAAACTTCAATTatgaagtttatattttaCCCTATAGGAGAAAACCCAAAATAATCGACATGTAGGGAAGGGCCATTCCTAAGTCTGCGAAACAAACAAGACGTTTTTAACctaaacagaaagaaaaaataccaTTCCCACCGTACAGTAAGTTAACATAAGTCCAAATTCTCTGTACCTGCGCTGCAACCGTGTGAGAACGGGTTGGAAAAAGCTTAGTAATGCAAGCAGTATTAAATCCATGCTCTGACAACCCGATAGCAGCTCGAAGCCCTGCACCACCCGCACCTACCACGACTGCATCGTATGTGTGATCAACCACAGTGTATGAGGAGCGACCAGCCGTCTGACATGAGccaaagaagaaataatttagTATTACATAAAACCTATAAGCAGTCACCATTTCTCGGAGAAGTTTAACACAAACACCGGAGCCGTATGAAAGAAATATGAGACAGTCGCTACGATCAGCACAATCAATGCAACCAatgcaaaaaataataacattacgTTCTTTTGAGCACGCAAGTAGCCAAATGAACACAATATTGAAAAACACGATTCACTAACAATCCATTACGatgatataaaaaacaaacaacagcGAGAGAATGATGAAGTATATAGTCTCTTCATCCATTCCACATGCCATCCTagacaaataaaaaggaagacaaaaaaCCACAAGAAACGAGAAAACATAATCAAAAGCAAAGATCCAGACAAATGTTCAAGCTCAAATTCAATAATGAAAAGCTGTGACTGGAGGTCATACCGAATCGGCGGAGAAGAATCTAGAAAATTGAGATCTGAGGTGATCATTGGGGGACGATTTCctggaaaaggaagaagaagcacgAAGACCACGAGAAACACAGCGCCACATCTTGCTTAGAAACCTCAGTTCAACACCTTGCAATCGCCTGAATAATCGAAATGGAAGAGAAGACGGCGGTTCTACCGGTCTTGAAGCTCGCCGGAGGCCGGAAAATAGGGGTTTGGATTGGGGTTTGTTTTTCCAGAGAACGAGTCTCAGGTGGAGGCGAATGTGAGAGAACAGACCCTCCTAACTATCACTAATAAGtattaatgtaatattttttttattgtctttttttttttttgagaaagtGAACAAATATGTAAATGTAACTGAGATAgggtcttttctttttttttcaaataacaaaatagccaaactatttctaaaatattacgAAATCTATTCTATTCTTTCTGTccatcataatttttcaatccaaaacTTTTGGGTTGAAGTCACTGTCCACAATCTAAAATGCATATTGGTTTGTTGTGATAGATAGAATTCTCGATCGAATTGAAGTTTAATTCAATCAAAGTCGTCAAATTTTTGGGTCGTAAGATTTCTTATCTATGtgaagtttttttataaaagtatatatttttcttgtttattcgctaaatttatcttgtttttgtaaaatttctAGAGAAGATAACAAAGGTACACACAATCTAATAATTTTAGCTTCATCTTATGAGACCTCGTATATTTCaatatagttattttattcatcttctttatcTCTAGTATTCGAAAGAAAttaatgtttgtttattaaattgttatgTCAGTTTTAACGAAtcttaaattgttaaaaatgcAACATGCACAGTGACGGTAAGatcttttaattcaaaaattacaaaatgaaacttgtctatcaatttatatatatacatataaaacatgtatataataatgttttgaAATCACACGTTATGAATTATATTACATCATAAATTTGTTCAATCCGAGATGTTATTTGAAAtggtttcatatatatatatatatatatataaatgtactAGGTCATGAATGATACACGTGAGATGAGAAGAcaatattcaaacaaaagatATAATCACTCTTTTGAAAACTGTGAAAGAACTAACTATTGTTATAAAACAAggtaagaataaaataaaaggtgaAGGGGTTGGAGATGTAAATTGAAAGGAAGGAATGGTCTAATGTTGCGTTAAAATGGTGGCACTATAAGTGGCAGAT
This is a stretch of genomic DNA from Cucumis sativus cultivar 9930 chromosome 4, Cucumber_9930_V3, whole genome shotgun sequence. It encodes these proteins:
- the LOC101211616 gene encoding succinate dehydrogenase [ubiquinone] flavoprotein subunit 1, mitochondrial, coding for MWRCVSRGLRASSSFSRKSSPNDHLRSQFSRFFSADSTAGRSSYTVVDHTYDAVVVGAGGAGLRAAIGLSEHGFNTACITKLFPTRSHTVAAQGGINAALGNMTEDDWRWHMYDTVKGSDWLGDQDAIQYMCREAPKAVIELENYGLPFSRTEDGKIYQRAFGGQSLDFGKGGQAYRCACAADRTGHALLHTLYGQAMKHNTQFFVEYFALDLIMNSDGSCQGVIALNMEDGTLHRFRAASTILATGGYGRAYFSATSAHTCTGDGNAMVARAGLPLEDLEFVQFHPTGIYGAGCLITEGSRGEGGILRNSEGERFMERYAPTAKDLASRDVVSRSMTMEIREGRGVGPLKDHIYLHLNHLPPDVLKERLPGISETAAIFADVDVTKEPIPVLPTVHYNMGGIPTNHHGEVVTIKGNDPDAIIPGLMAAGEAACASVHGANRLGANSLLDIVVFGRACANRVAEIGRPGAQQKPLEKDAGEKTIAWLDKLRNSNGSLATSKIRLNMQRVMQNNAAVFRTQETLEEGCKLIDKAWESFRDVRVKDRNLIWNTDLIETIELENLLINACITMHSAEARKESRGAHAREDFTKRDDENWMKHTLGFWENEKVRLDYRPVHMNTLDDEIETFPPKARVY